Proteins encoded by one window of Lycium barbarum isolate Lr01 chromosome 11, ASM1917538v2, whole genome shotgun sequence:
- the LOC132617155 gene encoding NDR1/HIN1-like protein 26 produces the protein MQYSPELPAYGRDRDQDRPIRRHHSASYYAHRVKESLTTRVSKLICSIFLGLLAIVGLITFILWLSLRPHRPRIFLNDFSVPALGQGGGGPENAQINFKVTARNSNQGIGIYYDASQVTVYYGEKSVGGYQVLTPFYQQPKNSTIFASILSGSSLTVTGSQWKQMLNDRSRGPVMFRVELSSTIRFKISSWNSKHHRMHANCPVGVGQDGMLLPVYKDKRCPVYFS, from the coding sequence atgcagtacTCGCCAGAATTACCCGCGTATGGGCGTGATCGCGATCAAGATCGTCCTATAAGGCGACACCATAGTGCTAGCTACTATGCACACAGGGTTAAAGAAAGTTTAACCACAAGAGTCTCAAAGTTAATATGTTCAATATTCTTAGGCCTTCTTGCAATTGTTGGACTCATCACATTCATTTTATGGCTAAGTCTTCGCCCTCATCGTCCGCGAATCTTCCTCAATGACTTCTCTGTTCCAGCTTTAGGTCAAGGAGGTGGTGGACCTGAAAATGCACAAATAAACTTCAAAGTTACAGCAAGGAATTCTAATCAAGGTATTGGAATTTACTATGATGCAAGTCAAGTGACGGTGTATTATGGAGAAAAGAGTGTTGGAGGCTACCAAGTGTTGACACCATTCTATCAACAGCCAAAAAATAGCACCATATTTGCTAGTATACTTAGTGGTTCATCATTGACAGTAACAGGGTCGCAGTGGAAGCAAATGCTGAATGATCGATCGAGGGGTCCAGTGATGTTTCGTGTTGAATTATCATCGACTATAAGATTTAAGATTTCGTCGTGGAACAGTAAACACCATAGGATGCATGCTAATTGTCCTGTTGGAGTAGGACAAGATGGTATGCTATTGCCTGTTTATAAGGATAAGAGATGTCCAGTTTATTTCAGCTGA
- the LOC132617154 gene encoding probable UDP-3-O-acylglucosamine N-acyltransferase 2, mitochondrial isoform X1 has protein sequence MSRLKRLAFIRTFSSISGLICSKIHTSKVKNLLAPRHVSTNASSNCFSTGQRASKYISTEPGTTVHLKCALDSRLENGCVDDQQDYRRWGNGGGTFHKSASIDRSAFVEIGAVVHSECAVGADCHIGSGAIIGPTVTIGQSTKIGYIILSILKAVVIWLHFDGISLVVIFSYNAALANCMIGDFCVIHSGVCIGQDGFGFFVDEQGNMVKKPQTLKVRIDNHVEIGANTCIDRGSWRDTLVGEHTKIDNLVQIGHNVVIGRSCLICGQVGVAGSVTIGDYVTLGGRAGIRDHVNIVSKVRLAANSCVTKDISEPGDYGGFPAIPIRDWRRQIATHRRTLK, from the exons ATGTCTCGCCTAAAAAGATTAGCTTTTATTCGTACATTTTCCTCTATATCTGGACTGATCTGTAGCAAAATTCACACAAGTAAAGTTAAAAATTTGTTAGCCCCAAGACACGTGTCAACAAATGCTTCTTCCAATTGTTTTTCTACAGGACAAAGAGCTTCAAAATATATCTCTACTGAGCCAG GTACCACAGTGCACCTCAAATGTGCTTTGGATTCAAGACTTGAGAATGGTTGTGTGGATGACCAACAAGATTATCGCAGATGGGGCAATGGTGGTGGGACTTTTCACAAGTCGGCTAGCATTGATCGCTCGGCCTTTGTAGAAATTGGTGCTGTAGTACATTCAGAATGTGCAGTAGGTGCAGACTGTCACATTGGCTCTGGAGCAATCATTGGACCTACTGTCACAATAGGTCAATCGACGAAAATAGGGTACATCATTTTGTCTATATTGAAGGCAGTTGTTATTTGGCTTCATTTTGATGGGATATCTCTAGTAG TTATCTTCAGCTACAATGCTGCATTGGCTAATTGCATGATTGGTGACTTTTGCGTTATCCACAGCGGGGTCTGCATTGGTCAAGATG GTTTTGGATTTTTCGTAGATGAGCAAGGAAATATGGTGAAAAAGCCTCAA ACCCTGAAGGTGAGAATAGATAACCATGTAGAAATAGGTGCAAATACATGTATCGATAGGGGCAG TTGGAGGGATACATTAGTTGGAGAACATACGAAGATAGATAATTTGGTTCAG ATAGGTCACAATGTAGTGATTGGGAGAAGCTGTCTCATTTGTGGACAAGTCGGTGTTGCGGGTTCAGTGAC TATAGGTGACTACGTAACTTTGGGAGGAAGGGCTGGGATCCGTGATCATGTAAACATTGTCTCAAAG GTCAGGTTAGCAGCTAATAGCTGTGTCACCAAGGATATTAGTGAGCCTGGAGATTATGGTGGCTTTCCTGCT ATTCCTATACGTGACTGGCGAAGACAAATTGCTACACATCGTCGAACCTTGAAGTAA
- the LOC132617154 gene encoding probable UDP-3-O-acylglucosamine N-acyltransferase 2, mitochondrial isoform X2: MSRLKRLAFIRTFSSISGLICSKIHTSKVKNLLAPRHVSTNASSNCFSTGQRASKYISTEPGTTVHLKCALDSRLENGCVDDQQDYRRWGNGGGTFHKSASIDRSAFVEIGAVVHSECAVGADCHIGSGAIIGPTVTIGQSTKIGYNAALANCMIGDFCVIHSGVCIGQDGFGFFVDEQGNMVKKPQTLKVRIDNHVEIGANTCIDRGSWRDTLVGEHTKIDNLVQIGHNVVIGRSCLICGQVGVAGSVTIGDYVTLGGRAGIRDHVNIVSKVRLAANSCVTKDISEPGDYGGFPAIPIRDWRRQIATHRRTLKSTTSLT; the protein is encoded by the exons ATGTCTCGCCTAAAAAGATTAGCTTTTATTCGTACATTTTCCTCTATATCTGGACTGATCTGTAGCAAAATTCACACAAGTAAAGTTAAAAATTTGTTAGCCCCAAGACACGTGTCAACAAATGCTTCTTCCAATTGTTTTTCTACAGGACAAAGAGCTTCAAAATATATCTCTACTGAGCCAG GTACCACAGTGCACCTCAAATGTGCTTTGGATTCAAGACTTGAGAATGGTTGTGTGGATGACCAACAAGATTATCGCAGATGGGGCAATGGTGGTGGGACTTTTCACAAGTCGGCTAGCATTGATCGCTCGGCCTTTGTAGAAATTGGTGCTGTAGTACATTCAGAATGTGCAGTAGGTGCAGACTGTCACATTGGCTCTGGAGCAATCATTGGACCTACTGTCACAATAGGTCAATCGACGAAAATAGG CTACAATGCTGCATTGGCTAATTGCATGATTGGTGACTTTTGCGTTATCCACAGCGGGGTCTGCATTGGTCAAGATG GTTTTGGATTTTTCGTAGATGAGCAAGGAAATATGGTGAAAAAGCCTCAA ACCCTGAAGGTGAGAATAGATAACCATGTAGAAATAGGTGCAAATACATGTATCGATAGGGGCAG TTGGAGGGATACATTAGTTGGAGAACATACGAAGATAGATAATTTGGTTCAG ATAGGTCACAATGTAGTGATTGGGAGAAGCTGTCTCATTTGTGGACAAGTCGGTGTTGCGGGTTCAGTGAC TATAGGTGACTACGTAACTTTGGGAGGAAGGGCTGGGATCCGTGATCATGTAAACATTGTCTCAAAG GTCAGGTTAGCAGCTAATAGCTGTGTCACCAAGGATATTAGTGAGCCTGGAGATTATGGTGGCTTTCCTGCT ATTCCTATACGTGACTGGCGAAGACAAATTGCTACACATCGTCGAACCTTGAA GTCCACCACCTCCTTGACCTAA